The following proteins are co-located in the bacterium genome:
- a CDS encoding FlgD immunoglobulin-like domain containing protein, translating to MMLFILLLSVCGVRFPFNFIVTAIPRLNNLHRSPESILVVAKRDATFLTSDIQWGYPDLAGEFMIDTPIVYIPEGNFQGYANICFGGGNYLLVWKDERRKPDPGDIYGVIVSPAVEFDSSGIVICMEAGEQVNPSAAFGSSNYLVVWGDKRNDNGDIYGARVSMDGQVLDPYGIEICVAQGYQGRPSVAFDGTNYLVTWTKYIPDASDVYGARVSQEGVVLDPNGFVISSANSIQANPRVSFDDTNYLVVWMDKRSGNYDIYCTRVTTAGTVIDSVGIPIETTPAPCCWPSVAFGGSNYMVVWEDQTNQYRPDIYGARVSKDGVVLDTVSIPVSTAPNSQSGPVVAFDGTNYLIAWTDDRDHQWYPHIYAARVAGDGTVLDTLGIRITQAESYPMNRNPSVAFDGINYLVAWDKFRIGSASDIFGSRISVGGDVLDLAGINFSWASNTQILPSVLWDGTNYFAAWQDYRSISTEWDIYGKRMNQYGEFLDTVAIPISTAHSWQYGARVAFDGTNYLTVWMDFRSGFYYSIYGARVSQGGAVLDPAGILIDFTGVDLWYPKVAFGKDRYLVVYDDAADFFPECEGEVYGAMVTPEGNVVAHLNITHHVPYNQGGSGFTEVAFGASNYLVVWHDSRDDGRHFEIYGARISLQGTVLDHNGMRISLETGNKGYPAVGFDGKNYLVVWAWYDPYTGKWGIHGTRVSIDGEVLDPNAIVISSGMAPRWYPVVTFDGTNYLVCWCDQRNVDTDIYGARVTTSGEVLDPGGIPISIQPYDQYAPSIAKGPDDEFFITWYRFTPAPYSTERVWGLIYTIPGIEETTTLPICSPYLYIRPNPFGQSTVISYQLPETRGQKSEVRLSIYDLAGRLVKSFARLKPYHTVTISWDGTDDSGNRLPSGIYFCKLQVGDENLTKQVLLLR from the coding sequence ATGATGTTATTTATCCTTTTATTATCGGTATGTGGAGTACGATTTCCATTTAACTTTATTGTAACTGCTATCCCTCGGCTTAATAACTTACACAGGAGCCCTGAATCTATTCTTGTAGTAGCTAAAAGAGATGCAACTTTTCTTACAAGTGACATACAGTGGGGATATCCGGATTTAGCGGGTGAGTTTATGATTGATACGCCAATTGTATATATACCTGAGGGTAATTTCCAGGGGTATGCGAATATCTGTTTTGGTGGTGGCAATTATTTACTGGTCTGGAAAGATGAGCGCCGTAAGCCTGACCCCGGTGACATTTATGGTGTTATTGTCTCGCCTGCAGTAGAGTTTGACTCATCGGGTATTGTCATTTGTATGGAAGCAGGTGAACAGGTGAACCCATCAGCTGCTTTTGGTAGTAGTAATTACCTTGTAGTATGGGGAGATAAACGCAACGATAATGGAGATATATATGGGGCACGGGTTAGCATGGATGGACAAGTCTTAGACCCGTATGGGATTGAGATATGTGTAGCCCAAGGGTATCAGGGACGACCATCTGTAGCATTTGACGGCACTAATTATTTAGTGACCTGGACTAAGTATATACCGGATGCAAGTGATGTATATGGGGCAAGGGTAAGCCAGGAAGGTGTAGTGTTAGACCCTAATGGCTTTGTTATATCATCAGCAAATAGTATTCAAGCTAATCCGAGAGTCAGCTTTGATGACACTAATTATTTAGTTGTGTGGATGGACAAACGAAGTGGCAACTATGATATCTATTGTACGAGAGTAACAACTGCTGGCACTGTGATTGACAGTGTAGGTATTCCTATTGAGACTACTCCCGCTCCTTGCTGCTGGCCTTCAGTTGCTTTTGGTGGCTCTAACTATATGGTTGTGTGGGAGGACCAAACTAACCAGTACAGGCCTGATATTTATGGGGCTAGAGTTAGCAAAGATGGTGTAGTATTAGATACTGTCAGCATCCCTGTCTCTACTGCCCCTAACTCCCAAAGTGGGCCAGTTGTAGCATTTGATGGGACTAATTATCTCATAGCGTGGACTGATGACAGAGACCATCAGTGGTACCCACACATCTATGCTGCGAGGGTAGCTGGCGATGGCACTGTTTTAGACACTTTAGGTATTAGGATTACACAAGCTGAGTCATATCCAATGAATCGTAATCCGAGTGTAGCATTTGATGGTATAAATTACTTAGTGGCTTGGGATAAATTTAGGATTGGGAGTGCAAGCGATATTTTTGGCTCTCGTATATCAGTAGGTGGTGATGTATTAGACCTGGCAGGGATTAATTTTTCATGGGCTTCTAATACCCAGATTCTGCCATCAGTTTTATGGGATGGGACAAATTACTTTGCTGCATGGCAAGATTATAGGAGCATATCTACTGAATGGGATATTTACGGTAAACGTATGAATCAATATGGTGAATTCTTAGATACAGTTGCTATCCCTATTTCAACTGCTCACTCTTGGCAATATGGGGCACGTGTAGCATTTGATGGTACGAATTACCTAACAGTATGGATGGATTTTAGGAGTGGCTTTTATTATAGCATTTATGGGGCAAGAGTTAGTCAAGGAGGTGCAGTATTGGATCCTGCTGGAATCCTTATTGATTTCACTGGTGTTGACCTCTGGTATCCTAAGGTAGCTTTTGGTAAAGATAGGTATCTTGTAGTCTACGACGATGCAGCTGATTTTTTCCCTGAGTGTGAAGGTGAGGTTTACGGTGCAATGGTAACCCCAGAGGGTAATGTTGTTGCGCATCTTAATATTACCCATCATGTCCCATACAACCAGGGTGGTAGTGGTTTTACTGAAGTTGCTTTTGGGGCCAGTAATTATTTAGTAGTATGGCATGATAGTAGAGATGATGGTAGACACTTTGAAATCTACGGTGCAAGAATTAGTCTACAAGGCACGGTTCTTGACCATAACGGCATGCGGATATCACTTGAGACAGGAAATAAAGGATATCCGGCAGTCGGCTTTGATGGTAAGAATTATTTAGTTGTATGGGCGTGGTATGACCCATACACTGGGAAGTGGGGTATACATGGGACACGTGTAAGTATAGATGGCGAAGTCTTAGACCCTAACGCAATTGTTATCTCTTCAGGGATGGCACCAAGATGGTATCCAGTAGTTACATTTGATGGCACTAATTATTTAGTGTGCTGGTGTGACCAGCGTAATGTGGATACAGACATTTATGGTGCAAGAGTGACAACGAGTGGTGAAGTATTGGACCCGGGTGGTATACCAATCTCTATTCAGCCTTATGACCAATACGCACCATCAATTGCAAAGGGACCGGATGATGAATTCTTTATTACATGGTATAGATTTACACCCGCTCCATACTCTACAGAACGAGTATGGGGTCTCATTTATACTATTCCAGGAATAGAAGAGACAACTACATTACCAATTTGTAGCCCTTACCTCTACATACGACCCAATCCATTCGGTCAGTCTACAGTTATCAGTTATCAGTTACCAGAAACCAGAGGACAGAAGTCAGAAGTCAGATTGAGTATTTACGACTTAGCAGGTAGATTAGTCAAATCTTTTGCAAGGCTGAAGCCTTACCATACTGTTACTATTTCGTGGGACGGCACAGATGATAGTGGGAATAGACTGCCAAGTGGTAT